A single genomic interval of Spinacia oleracea cultivar Varoflay chromosome 6, BTI_SOV_V1, whole genome shotgun sequence harbors:
- the LOC130462740 gene encoding putative F-box protein At1g65770 — translation MTINWSEIPDELARKIAAEHMGNLEDFDTFGEVCSRWRSAIKGVNFRPSKNTQLPWLMLTDPPNSSYRRFYSLSRHIFTKIYLPQLDDEDNDDHRTYFSSKGWLLSLSRKNLNITLFHPFSGKVIKPPSVQLELMEFSFDQWDDTSYQDFLCKFILSANPSECDDDYTVAILFERTQLLAFWRPGEHAWAKPAVDFHIHWVCDVCFFQGEFYAIDSVGKVMAFGSEKTNRKPRIVADLISQGVLPKIPINLYLVEVKNKLLVIHRYVFVVDEINKDEDVYWTKYFEVFELNVDNGKAKQVHDVGDRAIFLGYNSTFSVKASSHKDGCKSNCIYFTDDNGYLFRGLDDRNGGGSDMGIYSIT, via the coding sequence ATGACAATAAATTGGAGTGAGATTCCAGATGAACTTGCTAGAAAAATTGCAGCTGAGCATATGGGAAATTTAGAAGATTTTGATACTTTTGGGGAGGTTTGTTCTAGGTGGAGATCTGCAATAAAGGGTGTGAACTTCCGCCCATCAAAAAATACCCAACTACCTTGGTTGATGCTAACTGATCCTCCTAATAGCTCATATCGTAGGTTTTACAGCCTCTCTAGACACATATTCACTAAAATCTATTTGCCCCAGTTGGATGATGAGGACAACGATGACCATCGAACATATTTCTCGTCAAAAGGGTGGCTTCTTTCTTTGAGTAGAAAAAATCTAAATATCACCCTTTTCCATCCATTTTCAGGGAAAGTGATAAAGCCACCAAGTGTTCAACTTGAGTTAATGGAGTTCTCTTTTGATCAATGGGACGACACTAGTTATCAAGATTTTTTGTGCAAATTTATTTTATCGGCGAACCCGTCTGAGTGTGATGACGATTACACTGTTGCAATCTTGTTTGAGAGAACACAACTATTAGCATTTTGGAGACCCGGGGAGCACGCATGGGCTAAACCTGCAGTGGATTTCCATATTCATTGGGTGTGTGATGTTTGCTTTTTTCAAGGAGAATTTTATGCCATTGATTCTGTTGGAAAAGTCATGGCATTCGGAAGTGAAAAGACAAATCGAAAACCAAGAATAGTTGCAGACTTAATAAGTCAAGGTGTTTTACCAAAgatacctataaatttataCCTAGTGGAAGTGAAGAACAAATTGTTGGTGATACATCGGTATGTGTTTGTAGTTGATGAGATAAACAAGGATGAAGATGTGTATTGGACTAAATATTTTGAGGTATTTGAACTGAATGTTGACAATGGGAAAGCCAAACAAGTCCATGATGTAGGCGATCGAGCTATTTTCTTAGGCTATAACTCTACTTTCTCTGTAAAGGCATCATCACATAAAGATGGatgcaaatctaattgcatttACTTTACCGATGACAATGGCTATTTATTTCGTGGATTGGATGATCGAAATGGAGGAGGAAGCGACATGGGTATATATAGCATCACATAA